In Streptomyces seoulensis, the following are encoded in one genomic region:
- a CDS encoding DUF1684 domain-containing protein: MTTHVPATDLHAFTESWQDWYRAHEENLADPHGFLAVTSLNWLDEQPRRFPDAPGTWHTGPEGVTVTLDEGEELTVAGEPVRGAHHFGVIPERGGVEAVWGDAVIEVAKRGGHDIVRPRHPDAPLRTAFAGTPSYAPDPRWVVTGRYEPFPEPRPTTVGAAVEDLQHVYDAPGRITFELDGRPLALTAFPGKGPGGLMVLFTDETSGRTTYAANRVLSLAPPAADGTVVLDFNRAANLPCAYTDLATCPLPPAENRLPVAVEAGLRIPRERGGAV; this comes from the coding sequence ATGACCACCCACGTCCCCGCGACGGACCTCCACGCCTTCACCGAGTCCTGGCAGGACTGGTACCGGGCGCACGAGGAGAACCTCGCCGACCCGCACGGCTTCCTCGCGGTGACCAGCCTCAACTGGCTGGACGAGCAGCCGCGGCGCTTCCCCGACGCCCCCGGCACCTGGCACACCGGCCCCGAGGGCGTCACCGTCACCCTCGACGAGGGCGAGGAACTCACCGTGGCCGGGGAACCGGTGCGCGGCGCACACCACTTCGGCGTGATCCCCGAGCGCGGCGGCGTCGAGGCGGTGTGGGGGGACGCGGTGATCGAGGTGGCCAAGCGCGGCGGCCACGACATCGTCCGCCCCCGCCACCCGGACGCCCCGCTGCGCACCGCCTTCGCCGGCACCCCGTCCTACGCGCCGGACCCGCGCTGGGTGGTGACGGGCCGCTACGAGCCCTTCCCCGAGCCCCGCCCGACCACCGTGGGCGCGGCCGTGGAGGACCTCCAGCACGTGTACGACGCGCCCGGCCGGATCACCTTCGAGCTGGACGGCCGCCCGCTGGCCCTGACCGCGTTCCCCGGCAAGGGCCCCGGCGGGCTGATGGTGCTGTTCACCGACGAGACCTCCGGCCGCACCACGTACGCCGCGAACCGGGTGCTCTCCTTGGCCCCGCCCGCCGCCGACGGCACGGTGGTGCTGGACTTCAACCGGGCGGCGAACCTGCCCTGCGCCTACACCGACCTCGCCACCTGCCCGCTGCCCCCGG
- a CDS encoding LLM class F420-dependent oxidoreductase, producing MTVGVALNTPGAANQVDASVLQAREAAAAGVRSAWFGQTFGADSPQLAALVGREVPGLQVGTSAIPVFGRHPLLVSSQAQTAQAATHGRYHLGLALGTKLLTEGGFGLPFERPVARLREFLTALRQLTETGEADFHGELLTAATPVPALVPGAEDGVPVLVAAMGPQALRVSGELADGILPYLAGPRALERDIVPAVTAAADTAGRPAPRIVALVPGVVTDDVDAVRETATEQLAFYEQIPSYARVLERSGARRAADLAVIGDERTVAAEVRRYRDAGATEVVLTGTEIAGDASRLRTYALLGELAD from the coding sequence ATGACTGTCGGAGTAGCGCTCAACACGCCCGGCGCCGCGAACCAGGTCGACGCCTCCGTACTCCAGGCCCGCGAGGCAGCGGCGGCGGGGGTGCGGTCCGCCTGGTTCGGACAGACCTTCGGCGCGGACTCGCCCCAGCTCGCCGCGCTCGTCGGCCGCGAGGTACCCGGTCTCCAGGTGGGCACCTCGGCGATCCCGGTCTTCGGGCGGCACCCCCTGCTCGTCTCCAGCCAGGCCCAGACCGCGCAGGCGGCCACCCACGGCCGCTACCACCTCGGTCTGGCGCTCGGCACCAAGCTGCTGACCGAGGGCGGCTTCGGCCTGCCCTTCGAGCGGCCCGTCGCCCGGCTGCGGGAGTTCCTCACCGCGCTGCGCCAGCTCACCGAGACCGGCGAGGCCGACTTCCACGGCGAACTGCTCACCGCCGCCACCCCGGTCCCGGCACTCGTCCCGGGCGCCGAGGACGGCGTACCCGTCCTGGTCGCCGCGATGGGCCCGCAGGCGCTCAGGGTCAGCGGCGAGCTGGCCGACGGCATCCTGCCGTACCTCGCCGGGCCCCGGGCGCTGGAGCGGGACATCGTCCCGGCGGTCACCGCGGCGGCCGATACCGCCGGGCGGCCCGCGCCCCGGATCGTGGCCCTGGTCCCCGGCGTGGTCACCGACGACGTGGACGCCGTACGGGAGACGGCCACCGAGCAGCTCGCGTTCTACGAGCAGATCCCGTCCTACGCCCGGGTCCTGGAACGCTCCGGCGCCCGCCGGGCCGCCGACTTGGCGGTGATCGGCGACGAGAGGACGGTCGCCGCCGAGGTGCGCCGCTACCGGGACGCGGGGGCGACCGAGGTGGTCCTGACCGGCACCGAGATCGCCGGAGACGCGTCCCGGCTGCGCACCTACGCCCTCCTCGGCGAACTGGCGGACTGA